In Vibrio coralliilyticus, the following are encoded in one genomic region:
- a CDS encoding MFS transporter — MSIFRFPAMVWLGIAILVICLGIRQSFGIFMMPVSDYFQTGREFFSFAIALQNLLFGVFQPFVGMAADRLGAKRIIIAGAIAYGVGLYLTSIAVEPSTLYWTLGVLVGLGLSATSYVIVLGAVAKVVPAEHAAKAFGLTTAAGSFGMFAMIPGAQLLLSDLGWQGALQGFSMLCSTMIAFALFMRAPKTAASQGNSASETKEDHLTLKQALKEAFSHRGYWLIHLGFFVCGFHVMFIATHLPSYLADKQLPASTAAMALAYVGVFNIFGSYFWGVMGDKFSKRHVMSALYLMRTIVIGAFVTLPVTEHTAAIFGAAIGFCWLGTVPLTSGLVRQIFGAKYLSTLYGLVFFTHQVGSFLGAWAGGRIYDYYGSYEPIWWSTVVLAFAAAIIHLPINDKPVRQLAIAQ, encoded by the coding sequence ATGAGCATTTTCCGTTTTCCAGCCATGGTCTGGTTAGGCATCGCCATTTTGGTTATCTGTCTGGGTATCAGGCAATCATTTGGTATCTTTATGATGCCGGTTTCCGATTATTTTCAAACAGGACGTGAATTTTTCAGCTTTGCTATTGCACTGCAAAATTTGCTTTTTGGTGTCTTTCAGCCGTTTGTCGGTATGGCTGCCGACCGATTGGGTGCTAAACGCATCATCATTGCAGGTGCTATCGCGTATGGCGTCGGCTTGTATTTGACCTCCATCGCTGTCGAGCCTTCAACACTTTATTGGACACTTGGTGTTCTCGTTGGTTTAGGCTTGAGCGCAACCAGCTATGTCATTGTTCTTGGCGCCGTTGCTAAAGTTGTCCCAGCGGAGCACGCAGCAAAAGCATTTGGCTTGACCACTGCTGCTGGCTCATTTGGTATGTTTGCCATGATTCCTGGGGCACAATTGTTGCTGAGTGATTTGGGTTGGCAAGGGGCACTGCAGGGCTTTTCTATGCTTTGCTCAACAATGATCGCATTTGCATTGTTTATGCGAGCACCGAAAACAGCGGCCAGCCAAGGAAACTCTGCCAGTGAAACAAAGGAAGATCATTTAACGCTTAAGCAGGCGTTAAAAGAAGCGTTTTCTCATAGAGGCTATTGGCTGATCCATCTTGGTTTCTTCGTTTGTGGCTTCCATGTGATGTTCATTGCGACGCACCTGCCTAGCTATTTGGCAGACAAACAGTTACCAGCCTCAACGGCTGCGATGGCACTCGCCTACGTCGGGGTTTTCAATATCTTCGGCTCTTACTTTTGGGGAGTGATGGGCGATAAATTCAGCAAACGCCATGTGATGTCTGCGCTGTATCTGATGCGTACCATAGTGATTGGCGCATTTGTGACGTTGCCAGTCACAGAGCACACAGCGGCGATATTTGGTGCGGCCATTGGCTTTTGTTGGCTAGGTACGGTGCCGTTGACATCTGGCTTAGTGAGGCAGATCTTCGGCGCTAAGTATCTATCGACTCTTTACGGGCTGGTATTTTTCACTCATCAGGTCGGCAGCTTCTTAGGGGCTTGGGCTGGTGGCCGTATTTACGATTACTACGGTTCTTATGAGCCCATTTGGTGGTCGACGGTTGTTCTCGCGTTTGCTGCGGCGATTATTCACCTGCCAATTAACGACAAGCCTGTTCGACAGCTTGCAATAGCGCAATAA